Proteins from a genomic interval of Rhodothermales bacterium:
- a CDS encoding type III pantothenate kinase: protein MGSLMTLTVDIGNSWCKIGRQDAHGSWMVDRVATTDVAASLAARDFDRVAFASVVPDAAKAVRVALEGRGVFEVSWQVKLPFAMGYETPQTLGNDRIAAAAGALLEYGREGRAVIAVDAGTAVTYEVVDAERTYRGGAIAPGPGLMASALNLGTAQLPEVDAPLEGTAIGVSTREALRSGVYWGFVDAVGGMLDRLRDEVGDATVVLTGGWAGFLAGHLAGVHVLDPHLVLRGIAALDALNAG, encoded by the coding sequence ATGGGTAGCCTCATGACACTGACCGTCGACATCGGCAACTCGTGGTGCAAGATCGGCCGGCAAGATGCGCACGGATCCTGGATGGTGGACCGGGTGGCGACAACGGATGTGGCGGCTTCCCTGGCGGCCCGCGACTTCGACCGGGTGGCCTTCGCCTCGGTGGTGCCGGATGCTGCGAAGGCTGTCCGCGTTGCGTTGGAGGGACGCGGGGTTTTCGAGGTCTCCTGGCAGGTCAAGCTGCCATTTGCGATGGGCTACGAGACGCCGCAGACCCTCGGCAACGATCGCATCGCGGCGGCGGCCGGCGCGCTCCTGGAGTACGGCCGGGAGGGCCGGGCCGTGATTGCCGTGGATGCCGGCACGGCGGTGACGTATGAGGTGGTTGATGCGGAGCGCACCTACCGCGGCGGGGCGATTGCGCCGGGGCCTGGACTCATGGCGTCAGCGCTGAATCTGGGTACCGCGCAGTTGCCTGAGGTGGATGCGCCACTGGAGGGCACGGCCATCGGCGTGAGCACGCGGGAGGCGCTGCGGTCGGGCGTGTACTGGGGGTTTGTCGACGCCGTGGGCGGCATGCTGGACCGGCTGCGAGACGAAGTGGGCGATGCGACGGTGGTGCTCACCGGCGGTTGGGCCGGATTCCTGGCCGGCCACCTGGCCGGCGTGCATGTGCTGGATCCGCACCTGGTGCTGCGGGGGATCGCGGCGCTGGATGCGCTGAACGCGGGGTAG
- the yaaA gene encoding peroxide stress protein YaaA gives MPDFSILLPASGPKTEGGNPFAPDMFDYRSSNTFNYFHALNADRRSLIDALHAAMDGGVKDPDALFGRLPDGIDGEEVNRSIYKAPLMSALDRYGPGVMYKAMDFPGLPTGAQRRLLEEGIILSGLFGLLRPDDLIPRYMLGIDANVPGMGPVMEYWKPRITPALNETVSKRLLWNLLPESFDDAWDNEMTYKAMVRVTFLRNMGGEMKVVEDQVPLRGRLVNFIVRETLEELEPLLSWRHPDGYTYDEERSSYDKPTRTHHIAMVRH, from the coding sequence ATGCCCGATTTCTCGATTCTGTTGCCTGCCTCTGGTCCCAAGACCGAAGGCGGCAATCCCTTCGCTCCGGACATGTTCGACTATCGTTCGTCGAACACGTTCAACTACTTCCACGCGCTGAACGCGGATCGGCGCTCCCTGATTGATGCCCTGCACGCGGCAATGGACGGCGGCGTGAAAGACCCGGACGCGCTGTTTGGCCGACTCCCGGACGGTATCGACGGTGAGGAGGTCAACCGCAGCATCTACAAGGCCCCGCTGATGTCGGCCCTGGATCGCTACGGCCCGGGCGTGATGTACAAGGCGATGGACTTTCCGGGGCTTCCCACGGGTGCGCAACGCCGGTTGCTCGAAGAAGGCATCATCCTTTCCGGGCTCTTCGGCCTGCTCCGACCCGACGACCTCATTCCGCGCTACATGCTGGGCATTGATGCCAATGTACCGGGCATGGGTCCAGTCATGGAGTACTGGAAGCCGCGCATCACGCCGGCCCTCAATGAGACGGTCAGCAAGCGCCTTCTCTGGAATCTGCTCCCCGAGTCGTTCGACGACGCGTGGGACAACGAGATGACCTACAAGGCCATGGTGCGGGTGACCTTCCTGCGCAACATGGGTGGCGAAATGAAAGTGGTGGAGGATCAGGTCCCGCTGCGCGGCCGCCTGGTCAACTTCATCGTGCGCGAGACCCTGGAAGAGCTGGAGCCCCTGCTTTCCTGGCGTCACCCGGACGGCTACACGTATGACGAGGAGCGCTCGTCGTACGACAAGCCGACCCGCACCCACCACATCGCCATGGTGCGCCACTAG
- the udk gene encoding uridine kinase: MSAPAPPVCVGLAGGSGSGKSTVMARLLDAVGPESLAVLDHDAYYYDLSHLTVAERAGQNFDHPDSLETSLLCTHLDELKAGRAIQKPIYDFTTHARTGETVRIEPRPVVLVEGILVLAEPELVDRLDLRVFVRADDDIRLVRRIRRDIAERGRSVENVLSQYERTVRPMYQKFVAPSMRHADVIVPRGGHNQPAIDVLIGYLKGVAEGHATPAG, translated from the coding sequence GTGTCCGCTCCGGCCCCACCCGTCTGCGTCGGGCTCGCCGGAGGATCCGGCTCAGGAAAATCGACGGTCATGGCGCGCCTGCTGGATGCCGTGGGCCCGGAGAGTCTGGCAGTCCTGGATCACGACGCCTACTACTACGATCTGTCTCATCTGACGGTCGCGGAACGCGCCGGCCAGAACTTTGACCATCCCGACTCGCTGGAAACGAGCCTGCTCTGCACTCACCTGGATGAGCTGAAGGCCGGCCGCGCCATCCAGAAGCCGATCTACGACTTTACGACCCATGCGCGCACCGGCGAGACGGTGCGGATTGAGCCCCGACCGGTGGTGCTGGTGGAGGGCATCCTGGTGCTCGCCGAACCTGAATTGGTCGATCGATTGGACCTGCGGGTTTTCGTGCGCGCCGATGACGACATCCGCCTGGTGCGCCGCATACGCCGGGACATTGCCGAGCGCGGCCGCTCCGTAGAGAACGTGCTCTCCCAGTATGAGCGCACCGTGCGGCCGATGTACCAGAAGTTCGTCGCACCGTCCATGCGCCACGCAGACGTCATCGTGCCGCGTGGTGGTCACAATCAGCCGGCGATCGATGTGCTGATCGGCTACCTGAAAGGGGTGGCCGAGGGCCACGCGACTCCCGCAGGCTGA
- a CDS encoding alpha/beta fold hydrolase produces the protein MTHTDYTIHTTAGYQYADEGPAHGKGPILLLHGMLGEVSNWEHTIGKLAREGYRVLVPILPVYQMPVKETSVPSLVDFVVRFMDALNLGPAVVCGNSLGGHIALMLTINHPERVRGLMLAGASGLYEVDMGQSIMRRKDREYLRERTAVTFFDPKHATPQLVDDVYDVVNDRGRALRLIRMARSVKAENVRDDLHNIQVPTLLIWGREDEITPPDVAVQFNELIRGSELAWIDECGHAPMMERPDQFNQILLDFLGRVTSYEAVA, from the coding sequence ATGACGCACACCGACTACACCATCCACACCACCGCAGGCTATCAGTATGCGGACGAAGGCCCTGCCCATGGCAAGGGTCCGATCCTGCTGCTGCACGGCATGCTGGGCGAGGTCAGCAACTGGGAGCATACCATCGGCAAGCTGGCCCGTGAGGGATACCGGGTGCTCGTGCCGATTCTGCCGGTGTACCAGATGCCCGTCAAGGAGACCAGTGTGCCGAGCCTGGTGGACTTTGTAGTCCGGTTCATGGATGCGCTGAACCTGGGTCCGGCCGTCGTCTGCGGTAACTCCCTCGGAGGTCACATCGCCCTTATGCTGACCATCAATCACCCCGAGCGGGTGCGCGGTCTGATGCTCGCGGGCGCGTCCGGGCTGTATGAGGTGGACATGGGGCAGTCGATCATGCGGCGCAAGGACCGGGAGTATCTGCGCGAGCGCACCGCTGTGACGTTCTTCGATCCCAAGCATGCCACGCCGCAGCTGGTCGATGACGTCTATGACGTGGTCAATGATCGTGGTCGGGCGCTGCGCCTAATTCGCATGGCGCGTTCGGTGAAGGCTGAGAACGTGCGCGATGACCTGCACAACATCCAGGTGCCCACCCTCCTGATCTGGGGCCGGGAAGACGAAATCACCCCGCCGGATGTGGCCGTGCAGTTCAACGAGCTGATTCGCGGCTCGGAGCTGGCGTGGATTGACGAGTGCGGGCATGCGCCGATGATGGAGCGGCCGGATCAGTTCAATCAGATCCTGCTGGACTTCCTGGGGCGGGTGACGAGCTACGAGGCGGTAGCCTGA
- a CDS encoding YtxH domain-containing protein, with translation MSDNGIGSSARAWLWGILVGGAAGFTLGLITAPEEGRKVRRRLAYQLDHLGDRVSELLDEFLNADESGEARRDGDALVADAEEKAQQIRADIDNLLGEMREHRKTG, from the coding sequence ATGAGTGACAACGGAATAGGGTCTAGCGCCCGTGCCTGGCTTTGGGGAATCCTTGTCGGCGGAGCCGCCGGATTCACCCTGGGCCTGATCACGGCCCCGGAAGAGGGCCGAAAGGTCCGCCGCCGCCTTGCCTACCAGTTGGATCACCTGGGAGACCGCGTTTCCGAACTCCTGGACGAGTTTCTGAACGCCGATGAGAGCGGCGAGGCTCGCCGCGACGGTGACGCCCTCGTTGCGGATGCCGAGGAGAAAGCGCAACAGATTCGCGCTGACATAGACAACCTCCTCGGTGAGATGCGGGAGCACCGCAAAACCGGCTGA
- a CDS encoding AURKAIP1/COX24 domain-containing protein, whose protein sequence is MPCGRKRKRHKIATHKRKKRLRKNRHKKKNR, encoded by the coding sequence ATGCCCTGCGGCCGCAAGCGCAAGCGACACAAGATCGCCACGCACAAGCGCAAGAAGCGCCTTCGTAAGAACCGGCACAAGAAGAAGAACCGGTAG